The nucleotide sequence ATCTTTTTTGCTCAGTTCTTTTATATCGCTCCCATCTAAATTCATTATATGGAGCGAAGCTTTACCACTATCATTATCTCGAAATGATCTGAAGATTATTTTATCATAATGAGGTGAGACAACTGGACAGAAGTCAAATATAGTTCCATCTGTTATTTGAATTAAATTACTTCCATCAGAATTTATAGAGCAAATTCCATCCCCACCAAATATTATCTTATTTTGTTCTACCCAATTTGGATAATTTCCTTCAATTAATAATGCTTGGTTAGAACCATCTGCATTTATAATATAGATTTGTCTGATATTTTGTTCTGAAAATACTTGAATCAATATTTTTGCCCCGTCCGGTGACCATTCAATCCATTCATACCCATTATAAATATTTAAATCAAAAGATATCTGTTTTTGATTAGAGCCATCTTTATTCATAACAAATAATTGATTCTTCCCATTTACTTCGGAGAGATAAGCAATTCTTTCCCCATCGGGCGACCATTTGGGAAACCAGTCCTTCACATTATTGTTTGTTAATCTTGTTTGATTACTTCCATCTGCATTCATAACATATATTTCAAAATTCCCATCGCGATTGGAATTGAAAACAATTTCATAATTAAGTTGTGAAATATCTGGCTCAGTAATTCTTTCTTTACAACTATGAATCGTAAAAAAGGTAACTGCTATAAATAATATTTTTATATACTTCATAGTAAACCTAACGACGCGTTATGTTAAAACACAACACCGTAATTATTTTTAGTTAAAGATTTCCAGTGTGTTTATTTTTTTATTAAACACTTTAATTATTTTCAATATCTAACTTAACCCAACTAACGAAATAAATCATCCTCTTTAATAATAGGATTTCTTGTTATACGCTCTTCCACTAAAGAATGAGTAATTCCCAAAATGCCTGTCCCGAACTTGTTTCGGGAAGGTTTGGCTACAATAGCCTTTTTGATATTAAGGCAGAATAGTTGTTTTCCCGCTTTTGCGGGATCCCGTTTTACGGGAAAGTAAGAAACATTGTAAATCAGTTTTTCAAAGAACTTAATTTTTTATTTAACTGTCTCGAGCCGGATAACTATTTATTTTCTGTGCCTATTGACTTTTTACTTATTAAAGAGGTTATACAAAATGCCCTTTGATTTGTTTTTTATTTAAGAATATAACTAATGAAATAGATATTGCGATAAAAAATACTATCGCAACTATAATTCCTATACTGAATAAAAAGTATATGCTCTTATTAAAAACCAGTTTGATAACTATAATTAAAATTAATATCTGTCCTAGAATAAAAATTGACGATAAGGCAATTAATGAAACTCTTGCCCAATTTTTGTATTTTGTTAGGAAAATTCCTCCAACCAGAAACAGCAAACCAAATAGTACCATCGCCAAACCAAATTTTAACATATAATTGAAGAACAAATAATATCCTGAATAATCTAGCCCTGTCCGTGGATCAGTTAAGGGTGAATTCTGTTCAAAGAACCCACCTGAACTTAGCGCAAGGCTACCAAGTCCATTACTGAATATTGATAATCCTATAATTATTATCCCAACTGTTTTAATTGATTTAGGTTTTACTTCTTCCATAATGTTTTTTGTATAACACCTTTGCGCCTAACCCGCCGCCAATAACAAGGAAGACAAGTAAAGAACAAAAGCCAAATATTTAACAAACTGCGTTTAACTTGCATCAGTAAATGCAGTTTGTAAAAACGTTAATTAATTAAGAACACATAGAACAAAATGCCAAACAAAAACACAATTTCGAAAATCTCAAATCCGCCTAACTAAAATGGCGGTCGGGTTGAGGCGCTGGTTAGCCAGTAACCTTTGGACGATAATACCAATAATCAGTTTTATATTTTATTTCTTTAAGATTACTTGAATAACATTCTCGATAATTTTTAGTAGTATCATTCACACATAACTTTTTGATATAGTTAGCTAAGCTTTGGTTCATTTCTAAGATTACTGGATTTAGTTCTGTATTTTCTCCGATTCCAAATTCAATACGCTGGCAATAATTCCATCTTTTAACCTGTAGTGAGTTAAACGTTATTTTACTTTCGTCATCTGGCCAACAATTATCTGGTTCACCTCTATCTGTAATTAATCCAGCTTTTAAGAAATTAATTTTTGAAAAAGATTCGTCTATGAGGAATAATAATTCATTTACCCTTTTGGATTCTTTTTTATTCAAAACGTGTTGAATGATTTTTATTATTGGCCATTTTCGAACACGATTTGATTTATATTCAATTTCTCTATTCCATTCAGCATAACGGACTAATGGCTGAAGGAAATTTTTATGTCTATTTATAGTATTATCAACAAACACTGAATACGAAAAAGCATTTCTACGAATTCCCATTGGTTGATTGACCAAACTATAAATTGGGTCTAACCATCCAGAGTTTGCAAACCTCGCTGGCGAATTAATCCATTCTGGACCTTCTAAAAGGATAGTTCCAATTTTTTGATTCCGTAGTTTACTTTGTCTTGAAGGTTTTATCATTATTTATTTTTCTGCCTAACGACGTTGCGCCTAACCCGCCGCCAATAACCGGGAAGCCAAGTAAAGCACAAATGCCAATGATTAAACAAACTGCACTTAACTTGCATCAGCAAGTACAGTTTGTAAGTTAATTAATTAGAACGAACACTTAGAACAACAAACTATAACTAAAACACAATTTCAAAAATTATAAATCCGCCAAACCAAAACAGCGGTCGGGTTGAGGCGCTGGTTAGGTAGTGCAATATTTTTATTGTAAACTTTTAATTTTAGTAATAACAATAGTTCGACCCCATTGTTGAATTGTCATTTTATCAGTTATGTAACCTTCAAAAAGAATTCTAAGACTATCTTTCTGAAAATTGGGATTAAGGTTTTCAGGTAAAAAGTGTTCGTTTGAATCAGTTATTATTCCATAAAAACCACCTTCAAGAGAAAAATAGCTAATAGTTCCTTCACCAGATACAGTTTGTTGTTCGTCTTCACATCCAATAAAGAATAAAAGAAGGAATGCGATGAAATAAAATTTTGATTTCATATTTACCTCCAATCAATAAATAAAACTACCTAACGACGTTGCCGATAACCCGCCGCCCATAACAACCGGCTTAGTTAAAAAGACAAAACCAAAGATTTGGCAAACTGCACTTAACTTTCTTTGCAAGTGCAGTTTGCAGCAATGTTAATTAGCAGAACAACATTGAACAACAAACTTGTTACGGAACTACCAAGCCAAAAATATTAAAACTGCCGAATGCGAAAAGGCGGTCGGGTTGATTGGCTGGTTAGCTGCGTATAGTATATTAACTTCATTTATTTTTTAAATTTTCTCAAATAAGAATAATATATTTTTGGACCAATTGGGCCTTGTTTATTTCTATCATAACTTCTTCGAGGTTGAAAAAACTGACACAGTGTTTCATTTTTACTATCAAAATATAAAGCTCTTCTATGACGACTTTAGTTTAATTTTCGTGTATCAAAAAACCCCAACTCTGGCGCAATAATAATTAATACAGGTTCCGTAGGTTCCAAATCTCCATACGCATCCATGTATATTATTTCTGCTTTGATAATTGAATATTCACTTTTTACAGTATCTAAACTTCTCCAATTATTCTCATCCGGATATATCATTGTACAAGTAAAATCGTCATCAAAATATAAGCGATAAGTTTCCTCATAATTGTAATCTTCATTGTTTAATTCCCAATCATAATCGACTAAGTAATCTTTTAATTCTTCTACTGTTTCTGGAGTACTGTTACAACTTTGAATAAGAGTGCATCCTAACAAAGTAAATGATAAAATTAATTCATTATTTTTTCTTATCCCAATAATTCAGATTATCACCCAAATTTTCTTTTCCAATTATCAGCCAATTAAGTCCATAAGTAGGTTGCATCCCTTCATAAGTGAAAATAAGAATTGGATTACCTATTTTAAGGTTGTCTTTATAGTAGTCTTTATCGTATTCATCAAATTGATCAATGAACTGTTGATCAACACGTTTGATTTCAAATGTTCCTTTTCCATAAACCTTGTGGTGCGCTCTTTGCTGGTATACATTACCCAGACTTCCTGTTGTAGTACCTACTACCTCACTTTCAATGTCAAAGAATTCAAACTCTCCATTCTTAACTATTAATTTTGCGTCAGCATATTGGTATTCACCATCATATTCTCTGTTAGCACCGCAACCAATCAATAGCGTTAGCGTTAAAAGTAGGGTTGACGTTTTCATTTGTTTTCCTTTTATTTCTTGAAGTTAAAAGTTAATTAGAATTTAAAAGTTAAGAGAAGCATATACACACTGTTTCTTGGTTCACCTCTTATATTCCCAGGTTTAAAAGATGAACTTTTTATCTCTTGTTTGATTATTTTTTCAAGTTTACCGCTATATACTGAAGGATTAGTACTCCTGGGTTCCACCTTAATGACCTCACCTTTTTTATCTATATAGACATAATAATATGCAGATTTATCAATTCTCCAACCTAAAGAAGTTGAACCATGTTTTTCCAATATTCTTTTATATAAGTTTTCCAAACTATTTACCATAGTTGGATTTTTGAAGTTGCGAGGATTTGATTTAAGACCTAAATCGGATGTTCCTTGATACCATTCTTCATCTTCAGAGGAACCTTCATTGTACGGAGGGATTAATTTTATAACAAAAATATTAGCATTAGCTTTCTTTTCAATATTTATATTGCATTCCTGTATTGCAATATCTGAATTTCCAGCTAAAAAGATTTCTTCGTTCGGTCCAATTGTGAAATCATTAAAATATCCTTTACTGTTGCCATTACTTCGTAACCACTCAAGCTTATTAATTTTCAATTCTAGGTTATTAAAAAATTGAACCTCAGTAGTCGGGTCATATCTAAAAATAGTTCCGTTTGACAATAAATAAATTTTATTTTTATAAATGTTAAATCTGTTAATTTGATCTGTTCTAGTTGACCATTCAAGTACCCCCTTAATATTAAATTTAGCTAAATAATAGCCACCACTAGTTTCTTTAAACTTGTCGGTTGCTATTTCAACATTATTCCCAGGAAGACTGGTTACAGTTATATAAGCATTATTATCGTTATCTGTTTTCAAGCCAACTATTTGATTCTCAGATCTGCCGCCCGCCTTATTAACCCATTGAAATTCTCCATTAGTATTATAATCGGCAATGAAAACATCTGGATATTCATCACCTAGCCAAACACTTTCCATATTTTTATTTTCAAACGTAATTTCCTTTGTAAAGATTCCTCCAACAAAAACGTTATCATCACTTCCCACTGAAATAAATTTTGCACAATCATAATTGCTTGCACCAGCCGTTTTTACCCATAATTGTTTTTTTAAATCTTTGGAATACTTAATCAGAAAAACATCCATACTTGGTAATTCATCACCAAAAGTGCTTATTCTTTTGTAACTGCTGAATTTTTTATTTGAAAATGTTGCTTCACCTTGAAAACCCCCAGCTATATAAATGTTGTTACTATTATCAACAACGATTCCACTTGGAACTAGTACTTTTGATGTCATTAAATGTTTTTCCTTTTTTACAACTCCAAAATCTGCATGATTTATGATTTCCCCATCGTTGTTTATTTTGTATATATGTCCAGCAG is from Ignavibacteriota bacterium and encodes:
- a CDS encoding DUF5050 domain-containing protein gives rise to the protein MKYIKILFIAVTFFTIHSCKERITEPDISQLNYEIVFNSNRDGNFEIYVMNADGSNQTRLTNNNVKDWFPKWSPDGERIAYLSEVNGKNQLFVMNKDGSNQKQISFDLNIYNGYEWIEWSPDGAKILIQVFSEQNIRQIYIINADGSNQALLIEGNYPNWVEQNKIIFGGDGICSINSDGSNLIQITDGTIFDFCPVVSPHYDKIIFRSFRDNDSGKASLHIMNLDGSDIKELSKKDPIIKSSFSPINTDILFVAPETVLGFYDKIFRVNINTNNEELIIDLGSAQSTPVYSSDGNKIVFSTFTNDGRADIYIKNLSNGSITKLTNYQGVFPINDYPDWNPKK